From Nitrospirota bacterium:
TTTCGTTTTTGAAGCGAGTGTCGGCGAGATTTTGGATAATTTTTTTATGGGTTGTTGAAAAGGGGAAACCTTCAGTTTCTTCTAATGAGGCCCACCGCAAGCTTCCGTCGCGGCCGATATTTCCGGAAAGGTAATCGGCCTCAAATACGTGGAGCTCCATTTTAAAATGGGTGAACGTATGAGTCAGCTTAAAAAGAAAACTTTTGTTTTTCAGTTTGATATTCAGGTTTTGGCACACACGATTGAGTTTTGTTTGATCGGTTAAATCGGCTTGATCCACCACCGACTCAGGAAATTCCCATAACCCACCCAACAATCCATTTACCGGCCTTTTTCGAATTAAAACCTTTTTGTTTTTCCAGATGACCATTCCCGCATGAAAATAGAGAGGAATTTTCTCTCTCTTTTTCTTAAGTGGAAGAACCATTTGAAGGTTCTTTTTAAACCCGAGGCAAAAGGAATTTAAGGGACAGAGCCCGCAGGAGGGTTGTTTGGGCTTGCAGACGGTGGCGCCTAAATCCATAAGCGCCGAATTAAATTCCCTTGCCTGTTTTGGGACCAGAGAGGAGGAATAGTCCCAGAGGTTTTGATCTGTTTTTGGACCGGGAGCTGTTTGTACGGCAAACAATCGGGAAAGGACCCTCCGGACGTTTCCATCCAAAATAGGAAAGCGCTGGTTAAACGCAAGGCTTAAGATTGCGCCAGCAGTTGATTTTCCGATACCCGGCAACTTGATGATCTCCTCAAATTGGTCGGGAAACCGGCTTTGGAGCCGTTTGACAATTATTTTGGCTGATTTTTGAAGATTTCTCGCCCGTGAATAGTACCCTAATCCTTCCCATCCTTTTAAGACTTTATCTAAAGGCGCCTCCGCGAGGGCTTGTACGGACGGAAAAGAAGAAAGAAAACGGTGATAGTAAGGGATAACGGTGTCGACCTGAGTTTGTTGAAGCATGATTTCGGATACCCAGACTGAATAGGGGGAAAAGCTGGTTCGCCATGGGAGTTCCCGGCCATTTTGTTTGTACCACCTGAGGAGATTTTTGGAAATTTCCGGGTTTACTTTCAACGCCAATATTTTTTGGGGCAGGCCCCCGTGCCTGCCCTGGGCGACCACAGGGGGTCGCCCTTACCTGGATCCTGCGACATGTTCATCAACCATTACCATTCCCCACATCTGGTTATGAATCCCGCAAAAAAAAGGATAAACCCCGACATGAGAAATTTTATGCTGGAACCGGTCTCCTGGATGGAGAGGCTCATTGACGGGAGGTTCATTTTCAATTGTTTTGGCGTCTGACGTGGCGGAGGAAAACATTAAAAAATGGTCTTGGGAATCCTGGTTTGCCCAGGTAACCGTTGTTCCGGGTTTTACCAGGATGACTTTAGGAGAAAAAGATAAGGTTCCTTTTTCTACGATAATGACGTTGATATTTCTAATATCTTTAACCGGTTTGACATCCCCTTGAACGATAGAAAAGGAAATCAATAAAAACAGTATTAAAAAGGGAACGCATGTTTTTAAAATTTTCATCGCTAATCATGAAATTCAAACTTTTCAGCTTTTAACCTTTTTTTAATGGCTTCTTTTTGTTTTCGTTTTTTCTTTACACTCGGTTTTTCGTAAAATTTTCGTTTTTTTATCTCTTTCATGACCCCTTCTTTAATCATTTTTTTGGACAAATACTTAAGGGCCCGCGCAACTTCGTTGTTATAGACTTTAACTTCCAATTCAGACCTCGCATGTTTTGTGACCCGGAAGAATTCATTTTCCGGGCAGTTTAAAAGAAAATTTCGGCAAAATTAATTAATAAGACCAACCTGCTCGACATTAAAGCAATGGCTCAATAATGTCAAGTTCATAATTTATGGCAATTGGGCGAGCAGACCCTGTAATGAGTCTATAAAGATGTGATATGATTAGACAAAATAAAAACTTGTTAAAAACAATCCTATGCCAACAGTCCCCGAAACAGCGCCCCTGGAAACAATAGATTCGAGCTTTCAAATAGAGCCTGTCCGTCTTTATAAAGTCATCTTTTTAAACGACGACGTGACGACGTTTGATTTTGTCGTTAAAATTTTACTCGCCATTTTTCAAAAAGGTTACCCCACGGCTGTCAAACTTATGCTGGAAGTCCATCAAACCGGCTCGGCTCATGTTACAACCCTTCCTAAGGAACAGGCCGAATTTCGTCAGGTCCAGGTGCATGATGCCGCCAAAAAGGAAGGTTTCCCCTTCCGTTGCGTCATTGAACCTGAATGATTCATGAAAAGTCTCCTTTTAACCACTTTTAAATCGCTTCGGCACCGAAATTTCAGATTGTTTTTTCTGGGACAACTGGTTTCGTTAACAGGCACATGGGTTCAGAATATTGCCCAGAGCTGGCTCGTCTACCGGCTGACCGATTCGCCGTTACTCCTGGGGTTGACCGGTTTTGTGGGTCAAATTCCTGTTTTTTTGTTTGGACTTTTTGGGGGTGTGGTGGCCGATCATTACAACCGCCACAGGATCATTTTAATTACCCAGACCCTTTCAATGGTTCAGGCGTTTCTCCTGGCCGCTCTGGTGTTAAGCGGACAAGTTCAAATCTGGGAAATTTTTTCTCTGGCATTTTTTTTGGGATCGGTCAGCGCGTTTGATCTTCCTGCGAGGCAGTCGTTTTTTATCGAAATGGTGGGAAAGGAAGATTTACCGAATGCCATTGCGTTAAACTCCTCAGCGGTCAATGGAGCGAGATTGATGGGACCGGTTATTGCCGGACTCCTGGTGGGCCTGGCAGGGGAGGGGGTTTGTTTTTTCATCAATGGCTTAAGCTTTTTAGCGGTCATTGGCGGACTCTTTTCTATGAAAATTTCATCCTCCAGGCAAGGGGCGATGACGATCTCGATTTTCGAATATTTGAAGGAAGGAATTTTATATGGGGTGAAAACCCCTGTGATTAAAAGGACTTTACTCTTGCTTTCTCTGTTAAGCCTTGTCGGGCTTCCCTATTCTGTTTTAATGCCGGTCTTTTCAAAGACAATCCTTAAGGGTGGACCCGGAACCTTTGGTTTTTTGCTGGGAGGCGCCGGATTAGGAGCTCTTTTGGGAACCTTAACCCTGGCCCGGATCGGATCTAAAGATTTTGAAAAAACCATTTTTAGGGTTGCTATCGGAACGGGGATTTCTTTTATCATGTTTTCTTTTTCAAAGATCATTTTAATTTCTTTTTTTATTCTGGTTGCAACCGGTTTTTGTATGATGTCTCAGCTGGCGGCCACAAATACGCTATTACAAACCGTTGTTCCTGATAGATTAAGGGGGCGTTTGATGAGCTTTTACGGGTTTGTCCTGTTAGGGATCGCGCCGTTTGGAAGTTTGCTGGAAGGTTTTTTTGCAGATAAATTTGGCGCCCCTTTAACGGTCGGCATGTCAGGCGCGCTGATTATTGGAGGGGCATTTTTGTACTTTAGAAGAGCGGTTCTTCCGCCGGCATTGAAACCTGCGTTAGTTCCTCCGCCTGAAACCCCCTGATTTCAACCTTAAGAGGGGCAAAAGGCCATCAAGGTGTTTGTGGGAACCTTTCCCGACGCATCCCGTCCTCCCACCAGATAAATCGTATCATTTAGAATCGCTACCGACGGGGCGGCCCGGGGTTCCGGCATCGTTTCCAGCTCCTCCCACTTTTTTCCGGCTGAATCATAAACCGCGGCCCGGTTAGAGATCTTGGTCCCGTCATTTCCGCCAAACACATAAATCTGATTGTTTAAAGCGCAAGCGCCGATTCCGGCGGAAGGCCACGGAAGCTTGATGGAGGGATTTTGTTCCCAGATTCCCTTTTCAGGGTCAAAAATTTCGATCAGGTCAAAATTTTGAAAACGGTTGTCTCTAAAAGCGCCGCCTCCCATCGCCCAGATTTTTCCCTCTATGGAGACTGCTCCCAATGAAAACCGGGGGGTGGGAAGCGGAACGATCTCCTCCCATTCCTGGCGTTTTTCGTTTAGCCTTTCAGAAAATGCAAAAGCCGGGTCCGTTAACGGTCCGCCGACGGCTTCGGGATGATGGCCGCCAAACAAATAAATCGTGTCGCGGTGAATCACGGCGGATGGGGCATCATGTTTCATTTTTAAAGAAGGCCCTTTTTGCCAGGAGTGGCGGGCGGGGTCAAAAAGTTCAACGACGGTCATGAAATTGAATGTGCCGTCTGGATTCTTGAAGCCGCCTCCCATGACATAAATTTGATGATTTAAGGCAACAGAAACCAAACCGGAGCGAAGGGTAGGCATTGGCGTGGAAAAACTCCACCGATCTTCCTGAGGGTCATAAACCTCTACTGTCTGGAGGCTCTTAAAATTCAACCCGCCGCCGCCAAAAACAAACAGTTTTCCGTTCGCCGAAGACGCTCCGCAGTGAGAGCGCTCAGCGGCCATTGGTTTTAAAATTTTCCAACGGTTCATGGCTCGAATCAGAAGGGAAGTTGAAGACTGGTGACCGTTTGAAGGGGTGTCCTGCCGTCCCTGGCCCAGCCGCCCGCAAGGAATACCTCGTTCCGGATCACCACCGGTGTCACCGCCGCCCTTGGTTCGTCCAGAGACGGAAGGATGTTCCAATCCCGTTCTTGAGGGTGAAAAAAAGCAGAACGGGTATGAATCCCTTCCGTACTGTAACCTCCAAAAAGATAGATTCCGTTTTTAAAGGTCATCCCGCCTTGAGCCGCGGCCGGCCAGGGAAGGGCGAAATTTTTTTCTGTAAACCACTTATTTTTTTCAGGGTCGTAGATTTCTATGACATCGTATTCAGAAAAACCTTTTGCGGAACAAGCGACCCCTCCGAATGCGACAATTTTTTGGTCAAGAACTCCGGCGGAGAGAGCAAAACGGGGATAGTTTAAAGACGCGATCTCTTCCCATTTTCCGCGGTTAAAATTTAGCTTTTCACTAAAAGCAAACCCGGGATCTGTTTGAGGACCGCCTTCGGTGGCTTTGGGATGATGACCGCCGATGATATAAATTTCTTCGTTAAGGAGGGCGAACGCGGGGTAATCGTGAGGCTGGAGAAGCGAAGGGCCCTTTTCCCACAAGTCGTTTTTTGGGTCATAAATTTCAACCAGGTCGTAAAACTGGAACTTTCCATCCGGTTTCTTAAATCCGCCTCCCATCACGTAAATTTTTTCGTTGACGGTTACCGCAGCGGCTCCTGACCGAAGCGTGGGCATTTCCTTTCCAAAAGACCATTGATTTGTTTTGGGATCGAAAATTTCGGTCGTATTGAGACTCCTAAAGGCAGGGCCGCCTCCGCCAAAAAGATAAATTTTATCCTGGTAAACAGCAGTTGCCGGGTGAGAGCGGGCGGTATGAAGAGACGGACGCTTAATCCAAGTTTTCTTTTCCATGGAAGCGATCATATCAAAATGCCTGAATAAAGTAAAACGCTTCATAACCCTTTAGTGAACGACGGTCAGTCGTGCGAAAGTGGCTGGTATGCCCTGAGCGGAGACTTCGGCGAAGTTTGTTTACCCCACCACAATGAAAAAATCTAGAGATGCGGGTAACTTCGTCGGCGTCGAAGAGCCGGGCATACCAGTTACTTGAGATCGCTTGACGGAACGGATAGAATTTTAGAGTTTTCTTAATTTGTTTTGTTTGGCCCTTTCCCGTTTTGGAAGCTTTTTTGGATTTCCCGACTTTTTACCGAAGCGATGGGACTTGTCCTCTTCCTCTTTCTGCATTTCTTCATCGAGCCCGGAATCCCTATGGCTCAATCTAGAATTAAATTCCTGGATCGTCAAAGCGGTGGCGCCATATTGATGAGCGCAGTCTCTGATTTCACGGTCTGAACTGACGACCACGCATTGTTCTTTTAACCTCTTAATGAATCGGATGATGACCTGGTCGGCTTTTTCACCCAGACGGGAATAGACCACTTCAATGCCATTTTTTATTTCAAAATGCTGGTGGAGCTCTCCATCTTTCCAGCCGTCAAAAACGACACAAATTGGGAAATTTTTATTCTGGCGGTATGAACCAAGGATGGAAATAAGCTGGTTTCGCTGAGCCTCCAGTTTTTTTGAGAGCCCTTTATGAAATCCGATAAAATTATAGCCATCAATGATCAACTGAATAGCCAATTCTTAACCCCAAAAACGTTTTAACCACATAATAAATAAAAAAAACAAAAATTAAAACATTTTTTTATTGACATCTATACTATCTGTGGTATAAAGAAAGATAAATATACCACCTATAGGAAAAAATCGAGTTGAGAATAAAGTTTTCCCATTCAAACGGGATCTTTTCTCCCTTTCCCTTGCTGAAAATCTTTCTCTTTTTATTTGGACAAACTACTTTTTTTAACCTTTTAAAAACAAAGTGTTATCAAACAGTTAGTTAAAATTATGAATAAGGAGAGACTCCTATGCGTATAATTTCGATTATGAACCAAAAAGGAGGTTGCGGTAAAACAACAACGGCAATCAATCTGTCGGCCTTCCTCGCCGAGTTCGGTAAAAAAGTTCTCCTGATCGACCTTGACCCGCAAGGACATTCCACCGCCGGTTTTAATATTAAGGAAAACATGATTGAATTAGGCCTGTTTGATGTTTTTACTAAACAGGCCAGCCTCGAAGATATTATCAAACTTCAGGTTTACCCGGGCCTGGATTTGGCGCCGACTACCGTCCGGTTATCCGCCATTGAACAATATCTCTCCGGAACGTTTGAAAGAGAGCGTCAGCTCCGTTATCATTTGGAAAAATTGCAGCTCCCTTTTATTTATGATTATATTATTATTGATTGTCCGCCTCATTTGGGTTTGCTCGTATTTAACGCTTTAATGGCTTCAGGTGAGGTCATCGTTCCCATTGAGCCAAGTTCCTTTTCCTTGCAGGGAATTAATAAACTCCTCGAAACGATTGAACTTTTAAAGGAAAATGCTCATCATCTTCTCAAAGTGATGGCCTTGCCGACGATTTATAATCATCACAGCCATTTTTCCAGAGAGATTTTAAAACAAATTCTTAATAAGTTTCAGGACCTTACGTTAAAAGCGGTTATTAGACAAAATGTGAAATTGAAGGAAGCGGCGCAGAAGGGTTGTCCGATTTCGGTCTATGACAGGCAGTCTTTCGGCGCAGAGGACTATCAAAGTCTGGCTTTTGAAATAATTCAACAGGATGAACCGTCCTTTATCTGGCCCGGAAAAACTCCGAAAGAAGAAAAACAAGAAACTCCCGTTGAATCGGTTTCGATTCAACCTGAAATAAAAGAAGAAAGTTTCGTACAGGAAATTATGGTTATTGCCCAACCTTCAGAGAAAAAAATAGACGGAGCCCCACAGGAGGAAAGGAGCCGAAATAACGCATGAATCAAAAAGAAAGACCCGTGAGCAAAGGCCTGGAAGAAATTTCACATTTTTTTCTTTCGAATGTTCCTTCTGAGGCCCAAAAAAAGAACGTGGGTTTAAATCCGTTTGAAAGTTCCCTGAAATTTAAAAAGAAAAAAAGGGTTCTCCCTTTTTTGAGCCTCTGTTCAAATATTCCCTCCTCTTTTTTCACCTGTAACATCGGATTAGACCTTGCCCGGCAGGGAAAAGAAGTCTTTGTTATTGATGTCGAAAAACGGCAGCCTAATGTCGAGTCTACGTTCGGCCTCAAACCGGCTTCGCTCGGATTATCAGACATCCTTTATCCTTCGGAAAATAAGATTTTCAAGACGGTTGAGTCCCATCTGCGGATTCTGGACTTTCGACTGGAGCTGGTTTCCCTCCCCTCGGCGCAGAAAGAAAGGGATAAAAAGCTTTTGGAATTATTAAGCCGGGAAGAGGCTTTTTCAGAATGGATGCTCATTAACCTCCCAAAAACAAATCGGCTTCTTCAAAACCCGGAATGGGTATCCCGCGTCAATGAAATAGTGATCTTTATGGACTCGCAGCCCCAAAACTTGATCGAAACGTATGCATTTATCAAGGCCTTTTTTTTACTTAAGCCTGATTTAACAATCTATGTGGGAGTCTGTGACGTCTCTGCGATTCAGGAGGCCAGAGAAAGTTTTGATAAAATGCTGAAAGGGGTCATGATCCATTTAAATCAATCGATTAAAAGCATCGGTTATTTATTGAAAGATCCTTCCATTTTACAGTCGCTTTCCGAACAAGCTCCGCTTATGAAAAGTTTCAATCCTGTTGTTCAAAAAGGATTGAAGGCGATGACACAGATTTTAATGGATCAAGAGGTTGTTCCCCCCGCATTTTTTCTCCTTGAGGAACGGAATTAAAGGAGTCCGGACTGGATGAGCTTTGAAAAAATAGAATCAATTTCTTATGAGACTCTTTTAGAAATTCTTCCGAGCCATCTCTCGAACATTCACCCTGATTTGACGATCAGGGCGGAGCGGGTACGCCTTAATAAAGAGGACTCTCCTTTTCTTCTTGTGTTAAATCGTAAAGAGAAACGAATTGGAACCCTTGAGCTTTTGAAAAATTCTCCCTCACTGCCGACTCAGATTTTGTCTCATGCGGTATGGTTGACTCAAAACAGCTATGCACTTGCCAACTTGAACAAAAATGAATTTGATCCTGATCTTCCTCCCTTTGTCATCGGTCTTGTTTCAATCTCTCCTTTATGGGCAGGGTTATGTTCTTTCATTAAGTTCGAAATGACGTTGTTAAAATACCAGGCAATTTCCTATCAAGGGGTGACGGGACTGATTTTTGACCCTCTTTTTGGCTCCTTCCAAAAAAACGCCGAACCCTCCAAATCTGCTGAAGAGAAAGTTCCGTCGCCGTTTCTCTCGGAAGGCTTTAATGAAATGGGGCTGACGGAAGCCGAAATCCGTTTCTTTTCCAACTAATAGCCTATTCGGGGAGGACTTTCCATTGAGGGAAGTTATACCAAATGCCGATCGGGGTGACTTTAACGCCTGAAAATCGGTTTGCCAGGATAGGGAGGGATTGTGGATAGTATAAAAAGGTATAGGGCTGATCTTCAGCAATTAACGCATGAAATTCATGGTAGATTTTTTTTCGTTTTTCTTTGTCGCATGTTTTTCTGCCTTCGATCAATAGCTGGTCCACCTTCGGATTATTGTAAGAGATAAAATTAAATTCCCCTTCTTTGGTTTTTTTAGAATACCAGATATCAAAGGCATCAGGGTCCCGGCCCAGCCCCCATCCTAAAATAATCGCGTCGAACTTTTTCTTATCAATATATTGGTGAAGCAAGGCCTGCCACTCCAAAATCTGAATATTGACTTTAATTCCAACCTGGTTCAGGTTGAATTGAATAATCTCAGCGCTTTTTTTCCGCTCGTCATTCCCCTGATTGGTCATAATCGTGAATTCAAATTTCTTTCCGTTTTTCCGAAGGATGCCGTCCGGTCCGGGAATCCACCCTGCCTGCGCCAGCATCCGTTTAGCCTTCCCCGGATCGTAAGGATAGGGTTTGACATCGGGATTATAGGCCCAGGAATCGGGAGGGAGAGGACCGGTCGCTAAACTCGCGTAACCGAGCCAAACGCCATCAATCAAGGTTTGACGGTCTATGGCATAGGTTAATGCCTGGCGGATTGTTTTATCCGAAAAAAGCGGGTTCAAGAGGTTGTAACCCAAATAAGTATAAGAAAAGCTGGGATATTGGAATTTATTGAATTTTTTCTTAAAAAACGGGGATTCGGTCTGTTTTTGAAACTGGACCGGGGTTAAACCCATATAGTCGAGGTTTCCTGAGCGGAGTTCAAGAAACATGGTCGCAGAATCAGGGATGACCCGAAAAATATACTGCTGGATATCGGGCGCCCCTTCAAAATAGTCGGGGTTTGAAACCAAAACAATTTTTTGCTGGGGAGTCCAGGTTTTCAGTTTATAAGGCCCGGTTCCGACGGGGTGCTGGTTAAAGGAATCCGTTTGAAGATCTTTGCCTTCCAGGAGGTGTTTCGGGATGATACCCAGCCCCCAGTTTTCCAATCCCGGGGCAAAAGATTCCTTATACGAAACGTTGACCTGATAGGGCGTAATAATTTTGACCTTGTCAATCCTGTCAAATCCTCCGCTATAGGGAGTGGCAACCTTTGGATCGATAATTTTCTGATAGGTAAATAAGACATCTTCAGCCGTCACCTCTTTACCGTCGTGCCATTTGACCCCTTTTCTAAGATGAAAGGTGACATTTTTACAATCGGGCGAGGATTCAAAGTTTTCGGCCAGATCCGGGACCAGGTTCAGGGTGGGGTCATATTTGACCAGGCCGTTAAAAATCCATCCAGAGACCTCTCCGGAAGCCCCGTCGGAGGCGAGAATCGGATTTAATTTTTGAGCATCGCCGATAGAGCCGACCGAAATGGATTTTGAATTCCCCGTAAAACCCGATAAAACGATCAAAAAGGAAAAATAAAATAAGAGGTCGGCTTTCTTCATGCCGGTCTATTTCTTTTTAGGCCCGGCGCCCGGAGTGGTTTCCACTGCAGGGGCCGCAGGATTTCCTCCGGGCGTAGCCGAAGGCTGCGTCGGTTGTGGTGGAGCCGGCGTCGTTGCTGCGGGAGCTGTCGATCCGGCCGGTGGAGCAGGAGCCGCAGGGGAGGGAACAGCTTCAGTTTTCGGAAGTCTCATAATAGAATTTTCACCTGCCCGTTCTCTAGACAGAAAAGCCAACCAGAGGGAGGTGACCATGAAAAGAACGGCTGCTCCAACAGTCATTTTACTTAAAAAGGTTGCCGCCCCCCTGCTTCCAAAAATCGTCTGGCTTGATCCGCCGAAAGCGGCTCCGATTTCAGCCCCTTTGCCGGATTGAAGCAAAATAGCGCCGATCATAATAAAACTGACAAACAGATGAATAATAATTAAAAATGTGTACATGAAATGGTTTCCCTTCTAAATTTATTTGGTAACCCTTCAGTGAACGGTTGGCATTTACGAAAGTGCCTGATGTGCCATGAATGGAGACTTCGATGAATTTAGCTTATCCTGCCTTAATATAAAATCCAGAGATGAGGATAAATTCATCGGCGTCGGAGGGAATGGCATACCAGGTGCTTGAGAACCGTTGACTGAACGATTACATTTATTTTATTCTTTGCCGTTGTTTTTTTGTTTTTTTAATTTTCCAATTTTCTTCCACACTGCTTATAATTTTTTGAAACGTTTCTTCTTTTTGACTCGCGCCTCCGACAAGGAAACCATCTATTTCAGGCTCCTGAATCAGGGTGTCACAATTTTCCGGATTGACGCTTCCTCCATATAAAATACGGATTTCCGAGCCGGTGGCTTTTCCAAACATCGTTTCAATTTTATTTCGAATAAAGTGATGCACCTCATTGGCCTGCCAGGGCGAGGCGGTTTTCCCGGTTCCAATAGCCCAGATCGGCTCATAAGCAAGGACGGTTCCCAAAACCTGTTTGGGTTTCAGGCCTTTTAAAACCTCGTCGATTTGATCTTCAACCATTTGAAACGTTCTTCCGGCCCGGCGGACAGAAAGCGTTTCTCCAAGGCAGACAATGGGAACAATTTTGTTCCGGAAGGCCCCTTCCAGTTTTCGTCGGACCTGGGTATAGGTTTCTCCAAAATATTGTCTTCGTTCAGAATGGCCCAGGATGACCCAATGACACCCTGCTTCTTTGA
This genomic window contains:
- the mutY gene encoding A/G-specific adenine glycosylase, yielding MVAQGRHGGLPQKILALKVNPEISKNLLRWYKQNGRELPWRTSFSPYSVWVSEIMLQQTQVDTVIPYYHRFLSSFPSVQALAEAPLDKVLKGWEGLGYYSRARNLQKSAKIIVKRLQSRFPDQFEEIIKLPGIGKSTAGAILSLAFNQRFPILDGNVRRVLSRLFAVQTAPGPKTDQNLWDYSSSLVPKQAREFNSALMDLGATVCKPKQPSCGLCPLNSFCLGFKKNLQMVLPLKKKREKIPLYFHAGMVIWKNKKVLIRKRPVNGLLGGLWEFPESVVDQADLTDQTKLNRVCQNLNIKLKNKSFLFKLTHTFTHFKMELHVFEADYLSGNIGRDGSLRWASLEETEGFPFSTTHKKIIQNLADTRFKNEKTSKTEELR
- a CDS encoding cupredoxin domain-containing protein, whose translation is MKILKTCVPFLILFLLISFSIVQGDVKPVKDIRNINVIIVEKGTLSFSPKVILVKPGTTVTWANQDSQDHFLMFSSATSDAKTIENEPPVNEPLHPGDRFQHKISHVGVYPFFCGIHNQMWGMVMVDEHVAGSR
- the rpsU gene encoding 30S ribosomal protein S21, with product MEVKVYNNEVARALKYLSKKMIKEGVMKEIKKRKFYEKPSVKKKRKQKEAIKKRLKAEKFEFHD
- a CDS encoding ATP-dependent Clp protease adaptor ClpS yields the protein MPTVPETAPLETIDSSFQIEPVRLYKVIFLNDDVTTFDFVVKILLAIFQKGYPTAVKLMLEVHQTGSAHVTTLPKEQAEFRQVQVHDAAKKEGFPFRCVIEPE
- a CDS encoding MFS transporter — encoded protein: MKSLLLTTFKSLRHRNFRLFFLGQLVSLTGTWVQNIAQSWLVYRLTDSPLLLGLTGFVGQIPVFLFGLFGGVVADHYNRHRIILITQTLSMVQAFLLAALVLSGQVQIWEIFSLAFFLGSVSAFDLPARQSFFIEMVGKEDLPNAIALNSSAVNGARLMGPVIAGLLVGLAGEGVCFFINGLSFLAVIGGLFSMKISSSRQGAMTISIFEYLKEGILYGVKTPVIKRTLLLLSLLSLVGLPYSVLMPVFSKTILKGGPGTFGFLLGGAGLGALLGTLTLARIGSKDFEKTIFRVAIGTGISFIMFSFSKIILISFFILVATGFCMMSQLAATNTLLQTVVPDRLRGRLMSFYGFVLLGIAPFGSLLEGFFADKFGAPLTVGMSGALIIGGAFLYFRRAVLPPALKPALVPPPETP
- a CDS encoding NYN domain-containing protein, whose protein sequence is MAIQLIIDGYNFIGFHKGLSKKLEAQRNQLISILGSYRQNKNFPICVVFDGWKDGELHQHFEIKNGIEVVYSRLGEKADQVIIRFIKRLKEQCVVVSSDREIRDCAHQYGATALTIQEFNSRLSHRDSGLDEEMQKEEEDKSHRFGKKSGNPKKLPKRERAKQNKLRKL
- a CDS encoding ParA family protein, whose amino-acid sequence is MRIISIMNQKGGCGKTTTAINLSAFLAEFGKKVLLIDLDPQGHSTAGFNIKENMIELGLFDVFTKQASLEDIIKLQVYPGLDLAPTTVRLSAIEQYLSGTFERERQLRYHLEKLQLPFIYDYIIIDCPPHLGLLVFNALMASGEVIVPIEPSSFSLQGINKLLETIELLKENAHHLLKVMALPTIYNHHSHFSREILKQILNKFQDLTLKAVIRQNVKLKEAAQKGCPISVYDRQSFGAEDYQSLAFEIIQQDEPSFIWPGKTPKEEKQETPVESVSIQPEIKEESFVQEIMVIAQPSEKKIDGAPQEERSRNNA
- a CDS encoding peptide-binding protein, giving the protein MKKADLLFYFSFLIVLSGFTGNSKSISVGSIGDAQKLNPILASDGASGEVSGWIFNGLVKYDPTLNLVPDLAENFESSPDCKNVTFHLRKGVKWHDGKEVTAEDVLFTYQKIIDPKVATPYSGGFDRIDKVKIITPYQVNVSYKESFAPGLENWGLGIIPKHLLEGKDLQTDSFNQHPVGTGPYKLKTWTPQQKIVLVSNPDYFEGAPDIQQYIFRVIPDSATMFLELRSGNLDYMGLTPVQFQKQTESPFFKKKFNKFQYPSFSYTYLGYNLLNPLFSDKTIRQALTYAIDRQTLIDGVWLGYASLATGPLPPDSWAYNPDVKPYPYDPGKAKRMLAQAGWIPGPDGILRKNGKKFEFTIMTNQGNDERKKSAEIIQFNLNQVGIKVNIQILEWQALLHQYIDKKKFDAIILGWGLGRDPDAFDIWYSKKTKEGEFNFISYNNPKVDQLLIEGRKTCDKEKRKKIYHEFHALIAEDQPYTFLYYPQSLPILANRFSGVKVTPIGIWYNFPQWKVLPE
- the secG gene encoding preprotein translocase subunit SecG, producing MYTFLIIIHLFVSFIMIGAILLQSGKGAEIGAAFGGSSQTIFGSRGAATFLSKMTVGAAVLFMVTSLWLAFLSRERAGENSIMRLPKTEAVPSPAAPAPPAGSTAPAATTPAPPQPTQPSATPGGNPAAPAVETTPGAGPKKK
- a CDS encoding triose-phosphate isomerase, translating into MNMTIHQGLEYIKHFLPFLENVVESEVVLAPPFTVLPLLAPEIAKSRLQLAAQNMHWEDEGAYTGEISPVLIKEAGCHWVILGHSERRQYFGETYTQVRRKLEGAFRNKIVPIVCLGETLSVRRAGRTFQMVEDQIDEVLKGLKPKQVLGTVLAYEPIWAIGTGKTASPWQANEVHHFIRNKIETMFGKATGSEIRILYGGSVNPENCDTLIQEPEIDGFLVGGASQKEETFQKIISSVEENWKIKKTKKQRQRIK